The genomic DNA CACAATACTTTCAAGTGCACGCATCACAATTGAAATATCACATGATTCATACGTATCATCATTGTTAGGTGTTGGAACCGCAATGATAAAAACATCCGCTTCTTCAGGGGTTTGAGATGCTTTAAAATTCCCTTTTTCCAATACAGCCTCATATGCTTCTTGTAATCCAGGTTCTTCGATATGAATTTGCCCTTGATTTAAACTTGCTACTGCTTGAGGATTAATATCTACACCAAGCACTTCCACCCCGTGTTTTGCAAACATAATAGATGTTGGTAAACCAATATAACCTAAACCAATCGTAGTTAATTTCACGCTCATACACCTTTCTTCTCTATAGTTTAATCATTCCATCACATCTAACTGATTTTTATTTAAATTATTAAATCTATATTAATCTTTAAGTAAATTCGGTCTGATTTCAATTAAAAATACAAATTTATTATTAAATTTACATTATCTTAGACTGGGCTAAAATTCTTTTTAACATTCTTTACATTTCTTTAATATTTTTATAAACAGATCAAATTTTTAAGCACAAAAAAACCTCAAATGAAATAACGATGCGTTATTCCTTTCGAGGTTTATCATTTGTCAATAGATGAGGTGATAAAAGATTAATTATAGCGTTTATAACAACCTTATAAAGGCTAAGGTGCATGTGCGAAATTACGCTACCTTCATCATTTTTCATCTTAAACAACACAATATTATGATTCAGCTAAATACAGCGCTTTAAAGTTGTTGACTAACGCATTAAAATCAGGCACATTAAGTGAAAAATAAATTTTTATTTTTGGTTCTGTCCCTGAAGGTCTTAATGCGATAAAGCCTTCATCAAATGTATAACGAATTAAATCCGCTTGTGGCAACGTGATTGCAGTCTCTTCACCTGTTGAAAGATGTGTTGCCTTTTGCGTTAAATAATCTTCTTTTGTTTTTACTTTTAATCCTGCAATGTGTTCGCTTGTATCATTTCTAAAATGAGCCATCATGGCCTCTATTATTTGTCTACCTTTTGGTCCTTCGTAAGACGGCGAAAGCGTTAAATCTTCATAGCGACCGATTTCTTTATAAATATCTTCAAGTACCGCTTTAAATGTGAGTCCATTTTGATGCAACAGTTGTTTATATTTAACGAGTAAAGGAATAAACTGAATTGCATCTTTATCTCTTGATAAATCTTTCGCTAAATACCCATGACTCTCTTCGAACGCTAACACCAACTGTGCGTCATCATTTTGCTGTTGACGACGTTCTAACTCTTCAGAAATGTATTTAAATCCCGTCAAAACGTTTACAACTTTAATATCTAACGCTGATGCTAATACCTCACTCAAAGCGCCCGTAACGATTGATTTAACCATATAGAACGCATTGCCTGATGTTTGCAGCTGTTGATAGCGTAATTTAAGTAAGATTAAGCCAATTTCATTACCATTAAAATAACGTGTTGAGCCATCTTCATAGCGCTCAACAAACCCGAATCGGTCTGCGTCTGGATCTGTAGCAATGATAAGTGACGCATTTTCTTGTTCTGCTAAACGTTTGCCATATTCAAACGCAGCTTCTTCTTCTGGATTAGCACTTTTAACAGTTGGAAATCTGCCATCAGGTTCTGACTGTGTTGTTTCAATAACATAGTTATCAAACCCAAGCTCTGTGAGTATGTCTGCAGCTATAGGTAAGCTTGTTCCGTGTAAACTTGTTAAAACAACACGTGCATTGTTTTCTTCAATTACGCCAACTAAATCTTTCACGCCTTGCTTATACGCCTCAGTCACTTCAGTAGGCAAAGACGTAATCAATTTTTCTGTTTTTAACGAATTGAAATCACGTGCTTCAATTTCTAATGGAGATTCAATTGCATTAATATATTGGCTCAAGTCTTCTGATGCCTCAGGTAATAATTGTCCACCATCTGCACCATAAATTTTAATACCATTATAATGACTTGGATTATGACTTGCCGTAATCATGACACCTGCTGTTGCTTTTAGCTCGCGTACAGCAAATGACAACTCCGGTGTTGATTTATAAGTATCCGCTAATACGACGCTAACGCCTTCAGTTGCTAATACACGTGCAATTTCTTGAGAAAATTCTTGTGATAAAAATCGTGTATCAAAGTGAATCACAACTGTTGGATGCTCATTTTTTTGTTTTAAATATTGTGCGAGTCCTAATGCCACTTTACGTATTGTAAACTTGTTTAAACGACCTGGACCGAGACCAAACGTACTCCGAATCCCAGCGGTACCAAAAGTTAAAACATCTTCAAAACCCGCTTCTTGTTCTTCCTTTGTTTGTTCTTCATAAAAGGGTTTAACTAAACTTTCATCAAGATGTGACATCCATTGTGCCTTCAAAAACATCCACCATCCTTATTTTGCTCTTTATCATTGGAAGTGGGACAGGATCAAATCGATTTTACAACCTCAATGTTGCAACAGGATACAACGCTTGAGGAAAGCTATGTATAAAAGTGCACAACTTCCAGTCATCAACAGCGCGTGTATCGATTTTGATACAATCATCAAAAAAGATTATATGATGTCCCACTTCTTTCATTAATTAACTCTATTATACACCAACACGAAGTCCTACACATGAAAAAACAATTTATTTCGAAGCGGTGCATCTGAAATGATTGAAATCTTACAATCAATTGCATTACAATATATAATCATATGTTAAAAATATCTTTTTAGGAGCAATTTATTATGAATAAAGGACTCAAATATCTGTTGTACTTACTTGCTTTAATGCTTGTAATTGTTCCTACAATTTTTGCGTTTATTCTATTTAATTCATCGAAACATGCTTTTGACGACTCATTTTCTCATTCTGATGAGCGTCAATCTAAATTAAGAGATAGTAAAGTCAATGCTGCAAAGGAGCCTGTTTCAATTTTATTTTTAGGTATTGATGACAGTAGTTCACGAAGAGAAAACGGACAAAGTACAGAACATTCACGTACAGATGCAATGATTTTATCCACTTTAAATCCTGATAAACATCAAATCCGTTTACTGAGTATCCCACGTGATACTTTGAGCTACATTCCAAAAGTCGGTTACTTTGACAAGATTACACATGCACATGCATATGGAGGACCAGAATCTTCAATGGATACGGTGGAAACTGAGCTTAATGTCCCTGTTGATTATTATGTTCGTATTAATATGGATGCTTTTGCTGATACAGTTGATGAGCTTGGTGGTATTGAATATAATGTGCCATACGATCTCAACGAACCTAACACTAAAGATAAAGGTCGCATCAAACTGAAAAAAGGTAAGCAAAAATTAAACGGCGACGAAGCACTCGCAATCACACGTACACGTAAACAAGACTCTGACTTAAAACGTGGCGAAAGACAAATGGAAGTTTTAAAAATTCTCTTCCGTAAAGCGCAAGAGACAAATTCTTTACACAAATTAGATGATATTATTGAAATTGTAGGAAAAAATTCTAAACATAACTTAAATTACTCTGAAATTCGTGCACTCGCAACAAACTATTTAGCAAATGATGTCACAATCAAATCTCAACAACTTAAAGGTGAAAATGAATTGCTTAACGGCATTTACTACATTAATCCTGACGTCGATGATTTAATTAAGACATCAAACTTATTACGTGAAGATTTAGAATTAAGACCCATTAAAAATAAAAGTGACTTTCTGATACAACGTGCGAAGTCCTTTTACGGTGAAGTTCCTCCATTAACAGAAATCGATGATCAGCTATTAAAAGGACGCCAAAAATCACAAAAAGATAACACATCATCAGAACAACAAAATGGTGATAGTCAAGCGTCACCAGCAGTTGATCAAAATCAAAATCAGCCCGCTGTTACTGAACAAGCACCAAGTCAACAGCCTGATTCATCACAACAGTCACAAGGGGTTCCAGACCCATCTCAAAATAACAATACATTTTATTAATAAGGAGGTGCCTATACATGCCACGCCCTACACACGACAAAATCATGCAAATCAATGGGATATTCAACATGTTAGAGCAACAAATCATTCACAGTAAAGACATGGCGCATTTTCGACAAGAGTTATTTTATGTGAATCATGCACACCGTGAGAATTATGAAGCACTTCTACTTTATTATTCAGACAGCCAGAATAACCCGGTGATCAATGGTGCGTGTTATATCGTTGCACTTCCTGAAATTTTTGATGCGATTGATGTCTTTGAATCACCCCTCCCATTTTCATGGGTTTATGATGAAAAAGGTTTAACACCAGAGATGCAAAATTTGAGTGTGCCTATTCAATATCTCGTTGCTGCAGCATTAGAAGTAACTGATGTTAACATTTTCACACCTTCTGGCTATACAATGGGAATGAACAATTGGAATATTATTCAAATGCGGATTTTTTGGCAATATACCGCATTAGTACGACAAAATGCAATGTAATTTTAGCGCCTACCAACGCGAAATACGTTGTAATAGCTTCTATTTTATTAGCGCTCAATCCGCAGATTATATAATGATTTTGACTTCATAACGATAAATACAAAAACAGGTTGATGTCTTAAACACATGTTAGACGTCAACCTGTTTTTTGGCATTGTGCTCACGATAGAAAGTATACAATTTGAATCCCCTATTGTTTGCACGTGTCTAAATTGGGATAATACATTTTATATATTTTACTTCATTCTTAGTCTATTCAAAATCATTTATGATAAAATCGATATCATACTGATAAAAAAGGGGTGCAACGATGATCAAAAAAGTAGAAACAGCACGTGAATATGAAGATGTATTAGACATCAGAAAGATCGTTTTTGTAGAAGAACAAGGGGTGTCACTTGAAGAAGAAATTGATGAATTTGAAACAATCGCACAATATATGATTGCCTATAACGATGACCATCAACCCATCGCAACTGCACGCTTTCGAGATGTGAATGGCATTGCGAAAATTGAACGTGTTGCAGTTTTGAAATCTGAAAGAGGTCAAGGGACGGGGAAGGCATTAATGCGCGCACTCGAGCAAGAAGCGCAACGCCAAGGTTTTCGTCATTTCAAATTAGGTGCCCAAACACATGCGATTCCTTTTTATGAATCATTAGGCTATCAAGCGTATGGCGATCAGTTTTTAGATGCGGGTATCCCCCATTATTACATGGAGAAACATCTTTAATTACGAAAGCATTTAATGGAACATCATCATAACTCAGCTTACTTTATATATATTACTTTATTTGAAATAATCTATAATTTCTAATTGTGCATTATCTACATAAAATAACTGGGACAATTATTAAAGTTAAATTACAATCAAGTTAAAATGCACAATTCCTGTATCTTTAATTCTATAATGGCATTAATCAACTTTATATTAACTTATCTAAAAGGAGTAATGAAATGGTTAAAAAATTAGGTTATAAAACACCCACTATCATTGCATTAACATTAGCGGGGTCTGCATTAACTGCGCATGAAGCACATGCAGCTGAACAAACAAAAGCGCAAGAAACACCAACAAATATTTTAGACGAGCATCAACAAGTTCAGCAAGCCAACCAGGCCAAGAACGAAACGAAAGCTCCTACGATTTCTGGAACACAAGCGTATAAAGATCCAAATCAAGTTGAAATTGAAAAACCAACACAACCTAAAGCAGACTCAAGTCTTTTAGAACAAACTTCTGCTTCTTCATCAGCTACGCAACAAGCTACCGAACAAGAAGCAACTTCTCAAAATAACCATGCACAAGCAGACGTAGCTGAACAACCTGTTGCATCACCTTATGCTGCTGAAGAAATCGATCCACATCACGAAGCTGAAGTATCAACTGAAGCGTATCATGCTGCACAAGATCAAAAAACAGATGCACAACAAGAGACACCACAAAATGTCACAAAGTCGCAGCAATCCCCTTCTGAAGCATTACCGAAAGATGATTCACAAAATATCGCTGTACAACAACAAAATAATCAAGTGACAACTGAGCAACCAACAACTCATACGCAACAACCAACTCACAATACGCAACCAACGGCTAAAAAAGTACAATCAAAAGCAACTGCTATTTCCGCACAAGAGAGAGCTGCTGCTACATCTAATCAAGAGAAAAACTTAGCACGTGTCGTTGCACGTTCAGCTGAAAAAACACCAGCTGTAAAACAACAATCTACATCAACGAATGAAAAAGTAGATATCAATGCTAATCCAAATGGACCAACACCGCCTCGCGTTGGAGGTAAAGGTGGCCCTGCAACAGTTAAACTTGAACCTACAAACTATTCAGCTCGTGCAGTAGCCGCTACACCTAAAGCATATCAACCACAAGTCAAATCACAAATTAACGACTACATACGAAAACAAAAATTTAAAGTTCCTAAATATGAAGAAGACTATTCAAGCTTTATTCCACGCTATGGTTATCGCTACGGTGTTGGAAAACCTGAAGGCATCGTTGTTCACGACACAGCTAACGATAATTCAACAATTACAAGTGAAATACAATACATGAAAAAATAATTATCAAAGTGCTTTTGTTCACGGATTTATCGATGGTAAACCGAATAATTGAAACGCAACCAACTGATTATTTAGCTTGGGGTGCTGGCCCTATTGCGAACCAACGTTTTATTCATATTGAGCTTGTTCATGTGCATGACTATAATTCATTTGCACGTCAAATGAACAACTTTGCTGATTATGCAGCAACTAACTTACAATACTATGGCTTAAAACCTGATAGTGCAGAATATGACGGTAAAGGTACCGTTTGGACACATGACGCTGTTTCTAGATATTTAGGTGGTACAGACCACGTAGACCCACACGGTTATTTAAGAGCACATGGCTATTCTTATGATGAATTGTATGATCTTATAAATGAAAAATACCAAGTGAAAATGGGCTATGCTTCCCCTGCTGGTAGCACTGCAGGTCAATCATCAAAACCTAAACCGCAAAACAACAATTTAAAAGTGACTGACAATACAGGGTATAGCCGTATTTCATCTAAAAACAACGGTTTATACAAAACTGTGTATGACCAATCTGGTGTACGTACAAATCAAACAAATGTGACATTAAAAGTGACTAAAAAAGCAACACTGAATGGTCAATCATTTTATCTTGTATCCACTGCGAAAAACAATGGTTTACTCGGATGGGTACGCAGCAATGATGTCACTTATCAAAGTGCACAACCTGAAAAGAACGTGAAACAATCATACCAAGTTAAACCAGGTACAACTGTTTATGAAGTGCCTTGGGGTACAAAAGCACAAGCTACAGGTACAATTAGCGGTAGCAAAAAACAAACTTTCAAAGCAACTAAAGAACAGAAAGTCGCAAATACAAATTGGCTTTATGGTACAGTTAACAATTTAACAGGTTGGATTGATGCAAGTAACGTTGTAAAAACACCATCTTCATCAACAACTGCACCTTCTTCACCATTAAAAGTAACAGGTGACTCAGGTTTTGGTCGTATTAATAATAAAAATAACGGCTTATATAAAACTGTATACGATGCGAAAGGCCAACCTACATCAGCAACCAATCAAACTTTAAGTGTTCAGAAAAAAGCAACGCTCAATGGAAAATCATTCTATCTCGTATCTGACTATGCGACTGGCACTTATGTTGGATGGGTTCAACAAAAAGATGTTGACTACCGTACAGGTCAAGCAGCTAAAAATGTGAAACAAAACTACACAATCAAACCAGGCGCTACGCTTTACAAAGTCCCTTGGGGTACTAGCGCACAAGTGGCAGGTAAAGTCGCTGGTAAGAACGCACAAAACTTTGCTGCAACAAAATCTCAAAAAGTTGGAAACTTAACATTCGTTTATGGTACTGTTAATCAATTATCTGGATGGATCGACCAATCATTATTAACACAATCACAAGAAAAAGCAACAAAAAATGCCGTACAAAGTGTATCTCAAATCGGTCAATTAAAATCATCAACTGAAGGAATAAGAGCTTCGATTTATGATAAGACAGCTAAAAATGCTGCCCAATTCACTGACCGTACTTATAAAATTGCTAAAACAGCATCTAACCAAAATCACAATTACGTTTTATTACAAAACGCTGACGGCCGCACACCATTAGGATGGTTTAACGCGAATGATGTGATTCTACGTTCACTTGGTACTGAAAAACCAATGCATGGTCAATATAAAGTTAATAACAAAACAGCTGGATTATATTCAATCCCATGGGGTACTGCGAAACAACGTATCGATGCCCTATCTGGCAACGTAAAAGATCGTACATTTAGTGCTGTTAAATCTGTTGTTGCGGGTCCAGACACTTATTTATTCGGTCAAGTGAACCATAAAATGGGCTGGATTAACCTTAAAGATTTAAAACCTGTTGCTTCTGCTTACACAGTTAAGCCGACTTCAGCAACTAAAGCAACAAAATTAAGCCAACCTCAAGATTACTTTGTTTATAACGGAAATGGCTATTACTATGCCAAACCAAATGCACAAGTTTTAGGCTCTTTAAGTCCGTATTATGAAACATTATTTAAAGTGACAAGTACACAAAATGTAAAAGGTGTGACATGGCTTTACGGTACTTTTGAAAATGGCACACAAGGTTGGATTAAATCTGGTGACTTACGCTCATTACTTATTAAATATTACAATGCTAACGCTTCTTTAAAAGAAGCCGTTGATAAACAAATGGCATTGCCATACAAACCACAAGTTCAACATGTACCAGGCAAATGGGAAGATGCAAACCGCCAAGAAGTGCAAGCAGCAATGGATACACAAAACATTAAAAACAGCGCTTCAGGCATTTATCAATTCTTAAAACTCGATCAATATCAAGGCTTAAGTGCAGATGCATTGAACCGATTACTCGCAGGTAAAGGTATCTTAGCTGGCCAAGGTGCTGCGTTTGCAGAAGCGGCAAAAGCAAATAATATTAATGAAATCTACTTAATCTCACACGCATTTTTAGAAACTGGAAACGGTACATCTACATTAGCAAATGGTGGATACGTAGATAAAAACAATAAAGTGATCACTAACGGTCCTAAAAAATTCTACAATATGTTTGGTATCGGGGCAGTTGACTCTGACGCCATTCGCGGTGGTTTTAAAACAGCTGAAAAATATGGCTGGAATACTGTTAAAAAAGCAATCGTCGGCGGTGCGAAATTTATTGGTCAAAATTACATCCACGCAGGTCAAAACACGTTATACCGCATGCGTTGGAATCCACAAAACCCAGCGACACATCAATATGCAACAGATATCGCATGGGCAGACTTTAACGCAAAACGTATGAAACAATTCTATGATCAAATTGGTGAAGTTGGTAAATACTTCGATATCGATTTATATCGTCAAAGTAAATAAGATTGCTCATATTAAAAGCCCCAAAAGTGTGTTTAATACCTCTTTTGGGGTTTGTTTTTTGGGCTGTACACTTTATATGGTGGTTATGTGTCTATAATAATTAAGTCGCAAACTTCCGATTGCTTCTTCGAGTCTCGCTTTCCCAGGCGCCTTACCTCAACTAATTTTGGCTTTTATTGTAGCTCATAAGAAGCCAAAATGGATTTTCGGTTTCGGCTCTATGCCTCGGGAGTCTCGACTCGGTACGCAATCTATTTAAGCAATTTCACTATTGAAAAGTGGCATTGCTTTTTTCTTTGATCTTTTATACAGTCTAAAAATAATAAAAATGCGATTTTTGAAGTTATAAAAGTTGCGATAGCCATATGAAATTTAATCAGTTTAACTTTTTGATTAATTCCTTCAATCGCACCATTATTGAATTGAGGGGTTCCAATCGTATAAGCAATGATATCCTCATACTTTCTGTAGAAGCGTAACACTTTCCATCCATACATTTAAAACGTTGTTTTAACAGATTTAAATACACTGCTATCTCTTGGAATCTTAAAAAAGTAATTCGCGATAAACGTTTTCCGTGTTTGTGTATTCGGTTTGGATTCGTATGATAACAGTGAGGACAAGTCATAGGCTTGTATGAAAGGGTACCAAAGATGACGTTAGATTTCTTACCTCTAATAACTACATCTTCTTCAACTTTAGTGATTTTAATATTATTATCTTTAATTTTTAGTAACTTTAATATATCATTACACATAGGCGCAATATGTCTCCTTTATTTTTGGTTTAGTCACTTAAAATTATAGAGGCATTTGCGCTATTTTTGTACAAAAAAGCAGGATGACTTATGTCATCCCACCATAAAAAATGAAGAACCGTTTTTTGTATCAAAAATAGGACCAGTGTTTGAATCACCGGACCTATTTAACACTTATAATATTTACTTTAGATATTCAAATTTGTAATGGTCGTTGTTTATTTATCGCCTTGATTGTCTTTCATTTCTTGATCTAATTCTTTCACGAGACGTTGAATACCTGGATGTTCTAAATGAATACCATCATAAGCAAAGTAATCCGTATGGCCTACGCCGACTTTATTCCAATCCACTAATGTGACATGCTTATGTTTATTAGCGACTTTTTTCATTAACTGATTAACATGATCTTTATAGTCACGTGGCACTGTCGTATTAATTAGGTAAACATCCGCTTTATCAAAATCTTTCACAATTTCTTCTAACTGCGCTTCATTGAAATCACCGTTTGTACCAATTTGAATGACGACTGGTTGCCCTGCTTTATTGTAATCTGTATATTTCTTAGCAACGTTGAGCGCAACACCCATAGAACGCCCGACTTCTGCGTCAATGGTTGGTTTTTGATAATGATCATCTAAATAATAGCCCATTCCTACTGTTAATGAATCCCCAATAAATAGAGGTGATTCTTTTTTAGGATCAAAAGATTTTTCATCAGTTGTTTTATCTTGCTTTTCAGGCTCGGGCTTTTTAGGTTTTTCTGTCGATTTATGATTTGTTTTATAAGCCGTTGCTTTTTGCTCTTGTTTTGCATAACCATCAAAATGTCCAGTTAATACAAATGCAGTTAACACAATGGCAGCTAAAACAAGTGGTGTACGAATAATCGAAGTCACTATTTTCTCTTTAAGGAAGAACGTTCTAAAACCATATCTTCTGAATGGCGTTTCCACAAATCGATAAGAAATTTCTGCCATAACAAACGTTAATACGACATCAATAATATACATGTAAAATGGGTACTGACCCGCTACAAAGTGATGGTGTACAAATGTAACGATGACAAAATGCCATAAGTATAAACTATACAATCTTTTCCCTATATATAAGAAAAGTGGATTACCCATAAATCTAGAAAGTAAGCCCGATGGTTGTACTACACTTGCAATAATAACTAAAGTCATTAATGAAATGGCGTAAAAGCCACCGCTATACAGAAAGTACTGTTGCTCATTCACAGCAT from Staphylococcus schleiferi includes the following:
- a CDS encoding phospho-sugar mutase, whose translation is MFLKAQWMSHLDESLVKPFYEEQTKEEQEAGFEDVLTFGTAGIRSTFGLGPGRLNKFTIRKVALGLAQYLKQKNEHPTVVIHFDTRFLSQEFSQEIARVLATEGVSVVLADTYKSTPELSFAVRELKATAGVMITASHNPSHYNGIKIYGADGGQLLPEASEDLSQYINAIESPLEIEARDFNSLKTEKLITSLPTEVTEAYKQGVKDLVGVIEENNARVVLTSLHGTSLPIAADILTELGFDNYVIETTQSEPDGRFPTVKSANPEEEAAFEYGKRLAEQENASLIIATDPDADRFGFVERYEDGSTRYFNGNEIGLILLKLRYQQLQTSGNAFYMVKSIVTGALSEVLASALDIKVVNVLTGFKYISEELERRQQQNDDAQLVLAFEESHGYLAKDLSRDKDAIQFIPLLVKYKQLLHQNGLTFKAVLEDIYKEIGRYEDLTLSPSYEGPKGRQIIEAMMAHFRNDTSEHIAGLKVKTKEDYLTQKATHLSTGEETAITLPQADLIRYTFDEGFIALRPSGTEPKIKIYFSLNVPDFNALVNNFKALYLAES
- a CDS encoding LCP family protein gives rise to the protein MNKGLKYLLYLLALMLVIVPTIFAFILFNSSKHAFDDSFSHSDERQSKLRDSKVNAAKEPVSILFLGIDDSSSRRENGQSTEHSRTDAMILSTLNPDKHQIRLLSIPRDTLSYIPKVGYFDKITHAHAYGGPESSMDTVETELNVPVDYYVRINMDAFADTVDELGGIEYNVPYDLNEPNTKDKGRIKLKKGKQKLNGDEALAITRTRKQDSDLKRGERQMEVLKILFRKAQETNSLHKLDDIIEIVGKNSKHNLNYSEIRALATNYLANDVTIKSQQLKGENELLNGIYYINPDVDDLIKTSNLLREDLELRPIKNKSDFLIQRAKSFYGEVPPLTEIDDQLLKGRQKSQKDNTSSEQQNGDSQASPAVDQNQNQPAVTEQAPSQQPDSSQQSQGVPDPSQNNNTFY
- a CDS encoding DUF2538 family protein, translated to MPRPTHDKIMQINGIFNMLEQQIIHSKDMAHFRQELFYVNHAHRENYEALLLYYSDSQNNPVINGACYIVALPEIFDAIDVFESPLPFSWVYDEKGLTPEMQNLSVPIQYLVAAALEVTDVNIFTPSGYTMGMNNWNIIQMRIFWQYTALVRQNAM
- a CDS encoding GNAT family N-acetyltransferase → MIKKVETAREYEDVLDIRKIVFVEEQGVSLEEEIDEFETIAQYMIAYNDDHQPIATARFRDVNGIAKIERVAVLKSERGQGTGKALMRALEQEAQRQGFRHFKLGAQTHAIPFYESLGYQAYGDQFLDAGIPHYYMEKHL
- a CDS encoding GW dipeptide domain-containing protein: MVNRIIETQPTDYLAWGAGPIANQRFIHIELVHVHDYNSFARQMNNFADYAATNLQYYGLKPDSAEYDGKGTVWTHDAVSRYLGGTDHVDPHGYLRAHGYSYDELYDLINEKYQVKMGYASPAGSTAGQSSKPKPQNNNLKVTDNTGYSRISSKNNGLYKTVYDQSGVRTNQTNVTLKVTKKATLNGQSFYLVSTAKNNGLLGWVRSNDVTYQSAQPEKNVKQSYQVKPGTTVYEVPWGTKAQATGTISGSKKQTFKATKEQKVANTNWLYGTVNNLTGWIDASNVVKTPSSSTTAPSSPLKVTGDSGFGRINNKNNGLYKTVYDAKGQPTSATNQTLSVQKKATLNGKSFYLVSDYATGTYVGWVQQKDVDYRTGQAAKNVKQNYTIKPGATLYKVPWGTSAQVAGKVAGKNAQNFAATKSQKVGNLTFVYGTVNQLSGWIDQSLLTQSQEKATKNAVQSVSQIGQLKSSTEGIRASIYDKTAKNAAQFTDRTYKIAKTASNQNHNYVLLQNADGRTPLGWFNANDVILRSLGTEKPMHGQYKVNNKTAGLYSIPWGTAKQRIDALSGNVKDRTFSAVKSVVAGPDTYLFGQVNHKMGWINLKDLKPVASAYTVKPTSATKATKLSQPQDYFVYNGNGYYYAKPNAQVLGSLSPYYETLFKVTSTQNVKGVTWLYGTFENGTQGWIKSGDLRSLLIKYYNANASLKEAVDKQMALPYKPQVQHVPGKWEDANRQEVQAAMDTQNIKNSASGIYQFLKLDQYQGLSADALNRLLAGKGILAGQGAAFAEAAKANNINEIYLISHAFLETGNGTSTLANGGYVDKNNKVITNGPKKFYNMFGIGAVDSDAIRGGFKTAEKYGWNTVKKAIVGGAKFIGQNYIHAGQNTLYRMRWNPQNPATHQYATDIAWADFNAKRMKQFYDQIGEVGKYFDIDLYRQSK
- a CDS encoding transposase family protein, with the protein product MCNDILKLLKIKDNNIKITKVEEDVVIRGKKSNVIFGTLSYKPMTCPHCYHTNPNRIHKHGKRLSRITFLRFQEIAVYLNLLKQRFKCMDGKCYASTESMRISLLIRLEPLNSIMVRLKELIKKLN
- a CDS encoding acyltransferase family protein → MSHNNFTGMKRLKHPPRYLPGLDGLRAISVIGIIIYHLNSQWLSGGFLGVDTFFVISGYLITSLLLYEYENYGEINLVNFWIKRFKRLIPAMLFVTLFTVLYVLAFDPKLLESIKGDAIAALLYISNWWYIFQDVDYFDQFKPMPLKHLWSLAVEEQFYIFYPIILMLFLKLFRRKKWVVVVFAIISIASAALMFYLSAPGANNSRTYFGTDTRLQTLLLGVIFAFVWPAFKLKAKPPQLGRNLIDIFGIIALGALLWLFYAVNEQQYFLYSGGFYAISLMTLVIIASVVQPSGLLSRFMGNPLFLYIGKRLYSLYLWHFVIVTFVHHHFVAGQYPFYMYIIDVVLTFVMAEISYRFVETPFRRYGFRTFFLKEKIVTSIIRTPLVLAAIVLTAFVLTGHFDGYAKQEQKATAYKTNHKSTEKPKKPEPEKQDKTTDEKSFDPKKESPLFIGDSLTVGMGYYLDDHYQKPTIDAEVGRSMGVALNVAKKYTDYNKAGQPVVIQIGTNGDFNEAQLEEIVKDFDKADVYLINTTVPRDYKDHVNQLMKKVANKHKHVTLVDWNKVGVGHTDYFAYDGIHLEHPGIQRLVKELDQEMKDNQGDK